One Streptomyces fagopyri DNA window includes the following coding sequences:
- a CDS encoding NAD(P)H-quinone oxidoreductase, which yields MYAITIPEPGGPEALVWDEVPDPVPGEGEVLVEVVASAVNRADLMQRQGFYDPPPGASPYPGLECAGRIVGTGPGVSGWAVGDEVCALLAGGGYAQKVVVPAGQLLPVPEGMDLERAAALPEVACTVWSNVFMISHLRPGETLLVHGGSSGIGTMAIQLAKAVGAKVAVTAGTKEKLDFCAELGADVLINYREQDFVEEIERATDGAGADVILDNMGAKYLDRNVRALAVNGRLAIIGLQGGAKGELNIGALLVKRAAVSATSLRARPLGEKAAIVAAVREHVWPLIDSGHVRPVVDRELPMSEAAAAHRVLEESGHIGKVLLLAP from the coding sequence ATGTACGCGATCACGATTCCTGAACCTGGTGGACCAGAGGCGCTGGTGTGGGACGAGGTCCCGGACCCCGTGCCCGGCGAGGGCGAAGTTCTCGTCGAGGTGGTGGCGAGCGCGGTCAACCGTGCCGACCTGATGCAGCGGCAGGGCTTCTACGACCCGCCGCCCGGAGCGTCCCCCTACCCCGGTCTCGAATGCGCGGGACGCATCGTCGGGACCGGGCCCGGTGTCTCGGGGTGGGCCGTCGGCGACGAGGTGTGCGCGCTGCTCGCGGGCGGTGGCTACGCCCAGAAGGTGGTCGTCCCGGCCGGACAGCTGCTGCCCGTGCCCGAGGGCATGGACCTCGAACGGGCGGCGGCGCTGCCCGAGGTGGCCTGCACCGTCTGGTCGAACGTCTTCATGATCTCCCACCTGCGTCCGGGCGAGACCCTGCTCGTGCACGGCGGTTCCAGCGGCATCGGCACGATGGCGATCCAGCTCGCCAAGGCGGTGGGCGCCAAGGTCGCCGTCACGGCGGGCACCAAGGAGAAACTCGACTTCTGCGCCGAACTCGGCGCGGACGTCCTCATCAACTACCGCGAGCAGGACTTCGTCGAGGAGATCGAGCGGGCGACGGACGGCGCCGGCGCCGACGTCATCCTCGACAACATGGGCGCCAAGTACCTCGACCGCAACGTGCGGGCCCTCGCCGTCAACGGACGGCTCGCGATCATCGGCCTGCAGGGCGGCGCCAAGGGCGAGCTGAACATCGGCGCGCTCCTCGTCAAGCGGGCCGCCGTCAGCGCGACCTCACTGCGCGCCCGCCCGCTCGGCGAGAAGGCGGCGATCGTCGCGGCCGTACGTGAGCACGTGTGGCCGTTGATCGACTCCGGTCACGTGCGCCCGGTGGTCGACCGCGAGCTGCCGATGAGCGAGGCAGCGGCGGCACACCGGGTCCTGGAGGAGAGCGGGCACATCGGCAAGGTGCTGCTGCTCGCTCCCTAG
- a CDS encoding potassium channel family protein has product MSHEKQPLPRPEKFSILRSLWSRSRVEALEDAEAGRSITMPVERTLPPLQQVLRRLAMALLVLALTTLLVWVDRDGYNDNADGAVDLLDAAYYATVTLSTTGYGDITPVSDAARLTNILVITPLRVLFLIILVGTTLEVLTERTRQQVRVHRWRSRMRDHVVVVGYGTKGRHAVESLLGQGTAKDHIVVVDPLRKAVEAASSDGLVAVLGDATRTDTLRKAELQTAARVIVAPQRDDTAALVTLTARQLNKRAALVVAVREDENVPLIRQSGADTVVTSSSSAGRLLGMSVASPHVADTLEDLMTHGSGLDLVERAVTEDEVGRSPRDCSDLVVAVVRRKKVLDHTAPEAAALQLGDRVISIRQGLPRS; this is encoded by the coding sequence ATGAGCCACGAGAAGCAGCCCCTCCCCCGACCCGAGAAGTTCTCGATCCTCCGGTCCCTCTGGTCCCGGTCGCGGGTCGAGGCCCTGGAGGACGCCGAAGCCGGACGCTCCATCACCATGCCCGTCGAGCGGACGCTGCCACCGCTCCAGCAGGTCCTACGGCGCCTGGCCATGGCTCTGTTGGTGCTGGCCCTGACGACGCTCCTCGTCTGGGTGGACCGTGACGGCTACAACGACAACGCGGACGGCGCCGTCGACCTCCTGGACGCCGCGTACTACGCGACCGTCACCCTCTCGACCACCGGGTACGGCGACATCACCCCGGTGAGCGACGCCGCCCGGCTCACCAACATCCTCGTCATCACGCCGCTGCGCGTGCTGTTCCTGATCATCCTGGTCGGCACCACGCTCGAGGTCCTCACGGAACGCACGCGCCAGCAGGTGCGCGTGCACCGGTGGCGTTCGCGCATGCGGGATCACGTCGTGGTCGTCGGATACGGCACCAAGGGCAGGCACGCCGTCGAGTCGCTGCTGGGCCAGGGCACGGCGAAGGACCACATCGTCGTCGTCGATCCGCTGCGCAAGGCGGTCGAGGCCGCCAGCAGCGACGGGCTCGTGGCCGTGCTCGGCGACGCGACACGCACCGACACCCTTCGCAAGGCCGAGCTGCAGACGGCCGCGCGCGTCATCGTCGCCCCGCAGCGCGACGACACGGCGGCACTGGTCACGCTCACCGCGCGCCAGCTCAACAAGCGGGCGGCTCTCGTCGTCGCGGTCCGGGAGGACGAGAACGTCCCCCTGATCAGGCAGAGCGGCGCGGACACCGTCGTCACGAGTTCCAGCTCGGCCGGCCGTCTCCTCGGCATGTCCGTGGCCAGCCCGCACGTGGCCGACACCCTGGAGGACCTGATGACCCACGGCAGCGGACTCGATCTCGTCGAACGTGCGGTGACCGAGGACGAGGTGGGCCGGTCCCCTCGCGACTGCTCCGACCTCGTCGTCGCCGTCGTACGGCGCAAGAAGGTGTTGGACCACACCGCGCCGGAGGCGGCGGCCCTTCAGCTCGGAGACCGGGTGATCAGCATCAGGCAGGGTCTTCCGCGCAGTTGA
- a CDS encoding molybdopterin molybdotransferase MoeA, translating into MTSPGARVGQDADELDVEEALALVKDHRRSAGPGRGRDDAAARTPAPGTGLAAHTARSEPGGPHEATPWPGARATAERAARSLPRRAPVSVPLDAALGLVTAAPLTALTDLPSFDTSAMDGWAVAGPGPWDVREEGVLAGHAKPEPLTDGEAVRIATGARVPREATAVLRSEHGHIDDKGRLHAALPEAPGAGRPGGTPTVVHGQDIRPRGQECRSGDLLLPAGALVTPAVLGLAAAAGYDTLAVVPRARVEVLVLGDELLTKGLPQEGLIRDALGPMLPPWLRALGADVVAVRRLGDDAKALHKAITGSGADLIVTTGGTAAGPVDHVHPTLSRIGARLLVDGVEVRPGHPMLLARTKENQHLVGLPGNPLAAVSGLLTLAEPLLRVLAGRAAPEPYRLPVRDGVHGHPYDTRLIPVTLHGDQAVPLRYNGPAMLRGIAAADALAVVPPGGAHPGQELELLDLPWTFTGVGT; encoded by the coding sequence ATGACCTCGCCGGGCGCCCGCGTCGGCCAGGACGCCGACGAACTCGACGTGGAGGAGGCCCTGGCCTTGGTCAAGGACCACCGACGCTCCGCGGGCCCCGGGCGGGGCCGCGACGACGCCGCGGCCCGCACCCCCGCGCCCGGCACCGGGCTCGCCGCGCACACCGCGCGGAGCGAGCCCGGCGGACCGCACGAGGCCACCCCCTGGCCCGGCGCGCGAGCCACCGCCGAGCGTGCCGCCCGTTCACTGCCGCGCCGCGCTCCCGTCTCCGTCCCCCTGGACGCCGCCCTGGGCCTGGTGACCGCCGCGCCGCTCACCGCGCTCACGGACCTGCCCTCCTTCGACACCTCCGCGATGGACGGCTGGGCGGTCGCGGGCCCCGGCCCCTGGGACGTCCGCGAGGAGGGCGTCCTCGCGGGCCACGCGAAACCGGAGCCCCTCACCGACGGCGAGGCGGTGCGGATCGCCACCGGCGCCCGGGTTCCGCGAGAGGCCACCGCCGTCCTCCGCAGCGAGCACGGACACATCGACGACAAGGGGCGGCTGCACGCGGCCCTCCCCGAGGCCCCCGGTGCCGGGCGGCCCGGAGGAACGCCCACGGTCGTGCACGGGCAGGACATCAGGCCGCGCGGCCAGGAGTGCCGCAGCGGGGACCTGCTGCTGCCCGCCGGCGCGCTGGTCACCCCCGCCGTGCTGGGCCTCGCCGCGGCCGCCGGATACGACACCCTCGCCGTCGTCCCCCGCGCCCGTGTCGAAGTCCTCGTCCTCGGTGACGAGTTGCTCACCAAGGGACTCCCCCAGGAGGGCCTGATCCGGGACGCGCTCGGCCCGATGCTGCCACCCTGGCTGCGCGCGCTCGGCGCCGACGTCGTCGCCGTGCGCAGACTGGGCGACGACGCCAAAGCCCTGCACAAGGCGATCACCGGCTCCGGCGCCGACCTGATCGTCACGACCGGCGGCACCGCCGCGGGCCCCGTCGACCACGTCCACCCCACCCTGAGCCGTATCGGCGCCCGGCTGCTCGTCGACGGGGTAGAGGTGCGTCCGGGGCATCCCATGCTGCTGGCCCGCACCAAGGAGAACCAGCATCTCGTCGGTCTGCCCGGCAACCCCCTGGCGGCCGTCTCGGGGCTGCTCACGCTCGCCGAGCCGCTGTTGCGCGTCCTGGCGGGCCGGGCGGCGCCGGAGCCGTACAGACTGCCCGTCAGGGACGGGGTGCACGGGCACCCGTACGACACACGGCTCATCCCCGTCACCCTCCACGGCGACCAGGCGGTTCCGTTGCGCTACAACGGTCCGGCCATGCTGCGCGGGATCGCCGCCGCCGACGCCCTCGCGGTCGTACCGCCCGGTGGCGCCCACCCGGGTCAGGAGCTGGAACTCCTGGATCTCCCCTGGACGTTCACCGGCGTCGGTACCTGA
- a CDS encoding NTP transferase domain-containing protein → MTAYEPPGAPGPAAPYDAVVLAGGGARRLGGADKPGVRVGGRPLLDRVLAACAAATTTVVVAEPRTTARPVRWAREEPPGGGPLAALDAGLRRTSAEHVVVLSADLPFLDGATVRRLLDALRGSDAPRGPGRPEGVLLSDPEGRDQPLVAAYRAGALRRELAALAAAHGGLTGLPLRRLTAALDLTRISDPVASFDCDTWDDIAAARARIREHGHVLDEWISAVKDELGIDLDVDTGVLLDLARDAAHSVARPAAPLTTFLVGYAAARAGGGPEAVAEAARKAAALALRWADEDTPEDTPAAHPGPGPGPAAEPGSHAPTGSGAAPGSDAAPDA, encoded by the coding sequence ATGACCGCGTACGAGCCCCCGGGCGCCCCCGGCCCCGCCGCCCCGTACGACGCCGTCGTGCTCGCCGGCGGCGGCGCCCGGCGGCTGGGCGGCGCGGACAAACCCGGTGTGCGGGTGGGCGGGCGCCCGCTGCTCGACCGGGTGCTCGCCGCCTGTGCCGCGGCCACCACCACGGTCGTCGTGGCCGAGCCCAGAACCACCGCGCGACCCGTGCGGTGGGCCCGTGAGGAGCCGCCCGGCGGGGGCCCGCTGGCCGCGCTGGACGCCGGGCTGCGCCGCACGTCGGCGGAGCACGTCGTGGTGCTCTCCGCCGACCTGCCGTTCCTGGACGGGGCGACGGTCCGGCGCCTGCTGGACGCGCTTCGGGGGAGCGACGCCCCGCGCGGCCCGGGACGCCCCGAGGGCGTGCTGCTCAGTGACCCCGAGGGCCGCGACCAGCCGCTCGTTGCCGCGTACCGTGCGGGGGCCCTGCGCCGGGAACTGGCCGCGCTCGCCGCCGCGCACGGCGGACTCACCGGTCTGCCACTGCGACGGCTCACCGCCGCGCTGGATCTGACCCGCATCTCCGACCCCGTCGCGTCCTTCGACTGCGACACCTGGGACGACATCGCCGCCGCCCGGGCACGTATCAGGGAGCATGGGCACGTGTTGGATGAATGGATTTCCGCAGTCAAGGACGAGCTGGGCATCGACCTGGACGTCGACACCGGCGTTCTGCTCGACCTGGCCCGCGACGCCGCGCACTCGGTGGCCCGCCCCGCGGCACCGCTGACCACGTTCCTCGTGGGATACGCCGCCGCGCGCGCCGGAGGGGGCCCGGAGGCCGTGGCGGAGGCCGCTCGCAAGGCCGCGGCGCTGGCGCTGCGCTGGGCCGACGAGGACACGCCCGAGGACACCCCCGCCGCCCACCCCGGCCCCGGCCCCGGCCCCGCCGCCGAACCCGGCTCCCACGCCCCCACGGGTTCCGGCGCCGCACCCGGTTCCGACGCCGCCCCGGACGCCTGA
- a CDS encoding dihydrolipoamide acetyltransferase family protein: MAQVLEFKLPDLGEGLTEAEIVRWLVEVGDVVSVDQPVVEVETAKAMVEVPCPYGGVVTARFGEEGTELPVGSPLLTVAVGGDTQTSDGADEGSGNVLVGYGTGAPPARRRRVRTSPVAPARPAGNSPSNGGSPAAGPQAVGASGPLGASGAPGTFGAPGTERGPGTRTAASGRAAVPGTAPETVSGRMDARALTDARATGPVAVISPLVRRIARENGLDLRELTGSGHDGLILRADVELALRSAGAAPGQPETLTGLRAPEAPAAATPATPAAAGTRVPLRGIRGAVADKLSRSRHEIPDATCWVDADATELLAARAAMNAAGGPKISLLALLARICTAALARHPELNSTVDMEAREIVRLGHVHLGFAAQTERGLVVPVVRDAHTRDAQSLSAEFARLTEAARTGTLTPGDLTGGTFTLNNYGVFGVDGSTPIINHPEAAMLGVGRIVPKPWVHQGELAVRQVVQLSLTFDHRVCDGGTAGGFLRYVADCVEQPAVLLRSL, from the coding sequence ATGGCCCAGGTGCTGGAGTTCAAGCTTCCCGACCTCGGCGAGGGACTCACCGAGGCGGAGATCGTGCGCTGGCTCGTTGAGGTCGGTGACGTCGTCTCCGTCGACCAGCCCGTCGTGGAGGTGGAGACCGCCAAGGCGATGGTCGAGGTCCCGTGTCCCTACGGGGGCGTGGTCACGGCCCGCTTCGGCGAGGAGGGCACGGAACTGCCGGTCGGCTCCCCCCTGCTGACGGTCGCGGTCGGCGGCGACACGCAGACCTCCGACGGCGCGGACGAAGGGTCCGGCAACGTACTCGTCGGGTACGGCACGGGGGCGCCTCCGGCGCGCCGCAGGAGGGTACGGACCAGCCCGGTCGCGCCCGCCCGGCCCGCCGGGAATTCCCCGTCGAACGGCGGCTCCCCGGCCGCCGGTCCGCAAGCGGTCGGCGCGTCCGGACCGCTGGGCGCGTCCGGAGCACCGGGTACGTTTGGAGCACCGGGTACGGAGCGCGGTCCCGGTACCCGGACGGCTGCCTCGGGACGCGCCGCCGTGCCCGGGACGGCGCCCGAGACCGTGTCCGGGCGCATGGACGCGCGGGCGCTGACGGACGCGCGGGCGACCGGTCCCGTCGCGGTCATCTCCCCGCTGGTGCGCAGGATCGCCCGGGAGAACGGGCTGGACCTGAGGGAGCTGACGGGCTCCGGCCACGACGGGCTGATCCTGCGGGCGGACGTGGAGCTCGCGCTGCGCTCGGCCGGCGCGGCCCCCGGACAGCCGGAGACCCTCACCGGCCTCCGCGCACCCGAAGCACCCGCTGCCGCCACCCCCGCGACCCCGGCGGCGGCCGGGACCCGTGTCCCCTTGCGGGGCATCCGGGGCGCCGTCGCGGACAAGCTCTCCCGCAGCCGGCACGAGATTCCCGACGCGACCTGCTGGGTGGACGCCGACGCGACCGAACTCCTCGCCGCCCGCGCGGCGATGAACGCCGCCGGCGGCCCGAAGATCTCCCTGCTCGCGCTGCTGGCCCGGATCTGCACGGCCGCGCTGGCCCGCCACCCCGAGCTCAACTCGACGGTGGACATGGAGGCCCGGGAGATCGTCCGGCTCGGCCACGTCCACCTCGGATTCGCCGCACAGACCGAACGTGGCCTCGTCGTTCCCGTCGTCCGGGACGCGCACACCCGCGACGCGCAGTCGCTGAGCGCCGAGTTCGCCCGGCTGACCGAGGCCGCACGGACGGGGACGCTGACCCCCGGTGACCTCACGGGCGGCACCTTCACGCTGAACAACTACGGGGTGTTCGGCGTCGACGGCTCCACGCCGATCATCAACCACCCCGAGGCGGCCATGCTCGGCGTCGGCCGGATCGTCCCCAAACCCTGGGTGCACCAGGGCGAGCTGGCGGTGCGGCAGGTCGTCCAGCTCTCGCTGACCTTCGACCACCGGGTGTGCGACGGCGGCACGGCGGGCGGCTTCCTGCGGTACGTGGCGGACTGTGTCGAACAGCCGGCGGTGCTGCTGCGTTCCCTGTGA
- a CDS encoding alpha-ketoacid dehydrogenase subunit beta, whose amino-acid sequence MTTVALKPATMAQALTRALRDAMAADPSVHVMGEDVGTLGGVFRVTDGLAKEFGEDRCTDTPLAEAGILGTAVGMAMYGLRPVVEMQFDAFAYPAFEQLISHVARMRNRTRGAMPLPLTIRVPYGGGIGGVEHHSDSSEAYYMATPGLHVVTPATVADAYGLLRASIASDDPVVFLEPKRLYWSKDSWNPDEPRSVEPIGRAVVRRPGRSATLITYGPSVPVCLEAAEAARTEGWDLEVVDLRSLVPFDDETVAASVRRTGRAVVVHESGGYGGPGGEIAARVSERCFHHLEAPVLRVAGFDIPYPPPMLERHHLPGVDRILDAVARLQWEADN is encoded by the coding sequence ATGACCACCGTCGCCCTCAAACCCGCCACCATGGCGCAGGCCCTCACCCGCGCGCTGCGCGACGCCATGGCGGCCGACCCGAGCGTCCACGTCATGGGCGAGGACGTCGGCACCCTCGGCGGGGTCTTCCGGGTCACCGACGGGCTCGCCAAGGAGTTCGGCGAGGACCGCTGCACGGACACCCCGCTCGCCGAGGCGGGCATCCTCGGCACGGCCGTCGGCATGGCGATGTACGGACTGCGGCCGGTCGTGGAGATGCAGTTCGACGCGTTCGCCTACCCGGCCTTCGAGCAGCTGATCTCGCATGTGGCGCGGATGCGCAACCGCACCCGCGGCGCCATGCCGCTGCCCCTGACCATCCGGGTCCCCTACGGCGGCGGCATCGGCGGCGTCGAGCACCACAGCGACTCCTCCGAGGCGTACTACATGGCCACCCCGGGGCTGCATGTCGTCACGCCCGCGACGGTCGCCGACGCCTACGGACTGCTGCGCGCCTCCATCGCCTCCGACGACCCGGTCGTCTTCCTGGAGCCCAAGCGGCTCTACTGGTCGAAGGACTCCTGGAACCCCGACGAGCCGCGGTCCGTGGAGCCGATAGGCCGCGCGGTGGTGCGCCGGCCGGGCCGCAGCGCCACGCTCATCACCTACGGGCCGTCCGTGCCCGTCTGCCTGGAGGCCGCAGAGGCGGCGCGGACCGAGGGCTGGGACCTCGAAGTCGTCGATCTGCGCTCCCTCGTCCCCTTCGACGACGAGACGGTGGCGGCGTCGGTGCGGCGGACCGGCCGCGCGGTCGTCGTGCACGAGTCGGGCGGTTACGGCGGCCCCGGCGGCGAGATAGCGGCGCGGGTGAGCGAGCGCTGCTTCCACCACCTGGAGGCGCCGGTGCTGCGGGTGGCCGGGTTCGACATCCCGTATCCGCCGCCGATGCTGGAGCGCCACCACCTGCCCGGTGTGGACCGGATCCTGGACGCCGTGGCGCGTCTCCAGTGGGAGGCGGACAACTGA
- the pdhA gene encoding pyruvate dehydrogenase (acetyl-transferring) E1 component subunit alpha yields MTVMEQRGAYRPTPPPAWQPRTDPAPLLPDALPHRVLGTGTAARVDPDLLRRLYTELVRGRRYNTQATALTKQGRLAVYPSSTGQEACEVAAALVLEERDWLFPSYRDTLAAVARGLDPVQALTLLRGDWHTGYDPRELRIAPLCTPLATQLPHAVGLAHAARLKGDDVVALALVGDGGTSEGDFHEALNFAAVWQAPVVFLVQNNGFAISVPLDKQTAAPSLAHKAVGYGMPGRLVDGNDAAAVHEVLSDAVRHARAGGGPTLVEAVTYRIEAHTNADDATRYRGDSEVETWRAHDPIVLLEKELTERGLLDEEGILAAREAAETMAADLRARMNQDPVLDPMDLFAHVYAEPTPQLREQEARLRAELAAEADTDTAAGFEPEGGGR; encoded by the coding sequence ATGACGGTCATGGAGCAGCGAGGTGCTTACCGGCCCACGCCGCCGCCGGCCTGGCAGCCCCGCACCGACCCCGCGCCGCTGCTGCCCGACGCGCTGCCCCATCGCGTCCTCGGCACCGGAACGGCCGCACGGGTCGACCCGGATCTGCTGCGCCGTCTGTACACGGAGCTGGTGCGCGGCCGCCGCTACAACACGCAGGCCACGGCGCTCACCAAGCAGGGCCGCCTCGCGGTCTACCCCTCCAGCACCGGCCAGGAGGCCTGTGAGGTCGCCGCCGCGCTCGTCCTGGAGGAGCGCGACTGGCTCTTCCCCAGCTACCGCGACACCCTCGCCGCAGTCGCCCGCGGCCTCGACCCCGTCCAGGCCCTGACCCTCCTGCGCGGCGACTGGCACACCGGGTACGACCCCCGCGAGCTCCGCATCGCCCCCCTGTGCACCCCGCTGGCCACCCAGCTCCCGCACGCGGTGGGCCTCGCGCACGCCGCCCGCCTCAAGGGCGACGACGTGGTCGCGCTCGCCCTCGTGGGCGACGGCGGCACCAGCGAGGGCGACTTCCACGAGGCGCTGAACTTCGCCGCCGTGTGGCAGGCCCCGGTCGTCTTCCTCGTCCAGAACAACGGCTTCGCCATCTCCGTACCGCTCGACAAGCAGACCGCGGCCCCGTCGCTGGCCCACAAGGCCGTCGGCTACGGAATGCCCGGGCGCCTGGTCGACGGGAACGACGCGGCGGCCGTGCACGAGGTCCTGAGCGACGCCGTGCGCCACGCGCGCGCGGGGGGCGGTCCGACGCTCGTCGAGGCCGTCACGTACCGCATCGAGGCCCATACGAACGCCGACGACGCCACCCGCTACCGCGGTGACTCCGAGGTCGAGACCTGGCGCGCGCACGACCCGATCGTGCTCCTGGAAAAGGAGCTGACCGAGCGGGGTCTCCTCGACGAGGAGGGCATCCTGGCCGCCCGTGAGGCCGCCGAGACGATGGCCGCGGACCTGCGCGCCCGGATGAACCAGGACCCGGTGCTCGACCCCATGGACCTGTTCGCCCATGTGTATGCCGAGCCCACACCACAACTGCGTGAGCAGGAGGCGCGGTTGCGCGCGGAGCTGGCCGCCGAGGCCGATACGGACACCGCCGCCGGATTCGAGCCGGAAGGCGGCGGCCGATGA
- a CDS encoding Lrp/AsnC family transcriptional regulator, whose translation MAPEQMAEPPGAGAVAPPARPLDAIDQDILQMLQADGRASIRSVAERVHVSRANAYARINRLIEDGVIRGFGARVDHERAGQGTSAYITLKIVQNSWRTVREQLRVLPGASHIALVGGDFDVLLLVHTPDNRALRELVLTRLQAIPEVLSSRTLLVFEEEDLEPEG comes from the coding sequence ATGGCACCTGAACAAATGGCCGAGCCGCCGGGGGCCGGCGCCGTCGCGCCGCCCGCCCGTCCGCTCGACGCGATCGACCAGGACATCCTGCAGATGCTCCAGGCGGACGGCCGCGCCTCCATACGTTCCGTGGCCGAACGGGTCCATGTGTCACGGGCGAACGCCTACGCCCGGATCAACCGCCTCATCGAGGACGGTGTGATCCGCGGCTTCGGGGCGCGCGTCGACCACGAACGCGCGGGACAGGGCACCTCCGCGTACATCACCCTCAAGATCGTGCAGAACTCCTGGCGCACGGTGCGCGAGCAGTTGCGGGTGCTCCCCGGGGCATCCCACATCGCACTGGTGGGCGGTGACTTCGACGTGCTGCTGCTCGTCCACACGCCCGACAACAGGGCGCTGCGCGAGCTGGTCCTCACCCGGCTCCAGGCCATCCCGGAGGTCCTCAGCTCGCGGACACTGCTGGTGTTCGAGGAGGAGGACCTGGAACCGGAGGGCTGA
- a CDS encoding TetR/AcrR family transcriptional regulator, translating to MTTAKRDTYTPETLLSVAVQVFNERGYDGTSMEHLSKAAGISKSSIYHHVAGKEELLRRAVSRALDGLFEILGEEHACVGRAVERLEYVVRRMVEVLTAELPYVTLLLRVRGNTGTERWALERRRDFDHRVAELLKDAAADGDVRADVEVRLATRLVFGMINSIVEWYRPDGRGMGEREVADAVVQVVFGGLRAES from the coding sequence ATGACCACCGCCAAGCGGGACACCTACACCCCGGAGACCCTGCTCTCCGTCGCCGTCCAGGTCTTCAACGAACGCGGCTACGACGGCACCTCCATGGAGCATCTCTCCAAGGCGGCGGGCATCTCCAAGTCGTCGATCTACCACCATGTCGCCGGCAAGGAAGAGCTGCTGCGCCGGGCCGTCAGCCGCGCTCTCGACGGCCTCTTCGAGATCCTCGGCGAGGAGCACGCGTGCGTGGGGCGCGCCGTGGAGCGCCTGGAGTACGTCGTACGGCGGATGGTCGAGGTGCTCACCGCCGAGCTGCCGTACGTGACCCTGCTGCTGCGCGTGCGCGGCAACACGGGCACCGAGCGGTGGGCCCTGGAGCGGCGCCGCGACTTCGACCACCGGGTGGCCGAGCTGCTGAAGGACGCGGCGGCCGACGGGGACGTGCGCGCCGACGTGGAGGTCCGGCTCGCCACCCGGCTCGTCTTCGGGATGATCAACTCGATCGTGGAGTGGTACCGGCCGGACGGGCGGGGCATGGGCGAGCGCGAGGTGGCCGACGCGGTCGTACAGGTGGTCTTCGGGGGGCTCAGGGCCGAGAGCTGA